In Elusimicrobiota bacterium, the following proteins share a genomic window:
- a CDS encoding radical SAM protein yields the protein MPARRLGRRRGPRAVKVLFVYPAHESLGLECLSAALRRDGVETALAFDPVLFDEPGFVRSPLLARLFDRRAALRARARAFRPDLVAFSVTSDLFGWACRRARELKTELGVPVAFGGIHPTALPAQTLAEDCVDYVVVGEGDAALVELARALREGRTAHGLPGVWTRRDGKAEGGPVRPLIADLDALPDPDKELYLRESPLFRDGYLVAASRGCPMRCAYCCNDVYHKLYGGRTLRYRGPERVLAELERAKAELRPAYVHFTDEVLNADRRWLAEFLPAYRARVGLPFSCYLFPDLVDAEGARALAAAGCFKAQMGVQVFDDEKRRSLLQRPSTRERIAGAIGALKAAGVYVTCDNMLGFPDETEAELAALAAFYAEHAPDHCETFFLRYYPGASLTAWALANGHLAEASARLVERGGIDGGIVRDDRLLKPFARRFLTLLAVLPLLPPRARAALARGHRRVPALPNLPLRVAARLLNRPRWDFHTRRQVLRYLRFLPAFGARGPCESRERRTLL from the coding sequence GTGCCTGCTCGACGCCTGGGACGCCGCCGCGGTCCCCGCGCCGTGAAGGTCCTCTTCGTCTATCCCGCCCACGAGAGCCTCGGGCTCGAGTGCCTCTCGGCCGCCCTGCGCCGCGACGGGGTCGAGACGGCGCTGGCCTTCGACCCCGTGCTCTTCGACGAGCCCGGCTTCGTGCGCTCGCCGCTCCTCGCGCGGCTCTTCGACCGCCGCGCGGCGCTCCGCGCGCGCGCCCGCGCCTTCCGGCCCGACCTCGTCGCCTTCTCGGTCACCAGCGACCTCTTCGGCTGGGCGTGCCGCCGCGCGCGCGAGCTCAAGACGGAGCTCGGCGTCCCCGTGGCGTTCGGCGGCATCCATCCGACCGCTCTGCCCGCGCAGACCCTCGCCGAGGACTGCGTGGACTACGTCGTCGTCGGGGAGGGGGACGCGGCGCTCGTCGAGCTCGCGCGCGCCCTGCGCGAGGGCCGGACGGCGCACGGCCTCCCCGGGGTGTGGACCCGCCGGGACGGGAAGGCGGAGGGGGGCCCGGTCCGGCCGCTCATCGCCGACCTCGACGCCCTGCCCGACCCCGACAAGGAGCTCTACCTGCGCGAGTCCCCGCTCTTTCGCGACGGCTACCTCGTCGCGGCCTCGCGGGGCTGCCCGATGCGCTGCGCGTACTGCTGCAACGACGTCTACCACAAGCTCTACGGCGGGCGCACGCTGCGCTACCGCGGCCCGGAGCGCGTGCTCGCGGAACTCGAGCGCGCGAAGGCGGAGCTCCGGCCGGCCTACGTCCACTTCACCGACGAGGTCCTCAACGCGGACCGGCGCTGGCTCGCCGAGTTCCTGCCGGCCTACCGCGCGCGCGTCGGGCTCCCGTTCTCCTGCTACCTCTTCCCCGACCTCGTCGACGCGGAGGGGGCCCGCGCCCTCGCCGCCGCCGGCTGCTTCAAGGCGCAGATGGGCGTGCAGGTCTTCGACGACGAGAAGCGCCGGAGCCTCCTCCAGCGGCCCTCGACGCGCGAGCGCATCGCCGGGGCGATCGGCGCGCTCAAGGCGGCGGGCGTCTACGTCACCTGCGACAACATGCTCGGCTTCCCCGACGAGACCGAGGCGGAGCTCGCGGCCCTGGCCGCCTTCTACGCGGAGCACGCGCCCGACCACTGCGAGACCTTCTTCCTGCGCTACTACCCGGGGGCTTCCCTCACGGCCTGGGCGCTGGCGAACGGACATCTCGCGGAGGCGTCCGCCCGGCTCGTCGAGCGGGGGGGGATCGACGGGGGGATCGTGCGCGACGACCGCCTCCTCAAGCCCTTCGCGCGGCGCTTCCTCACGCTCCTCGCCGTCCTGCCGCTGCTCCCGCCGCGCGCGCGCGCGGCGCTGGCGCGCGGACATCGCCGCGTCCCGGCGCTGCCGAACCTGCCGCTGCGGGTCGCCGCGCGGCTGCTCAACCGGCCGCGCTGGGACTTCCACACGCGCCGTCAGGTGCTGCGCTACCTCCGCTTCCTGCCGGCATTCGGCGCCCGCGGCCCCTGCGAAAGTCGGGAGCGCCGAACATTGTTATAA
- a CDS encoding radical SAM protein, with protein MQTSPLNRFVYALRRALRPLYRTRAFVRLTEAYFERALPLLRRWKPLFGSTAVLALTYRCPCTCAHCAVGTNRKDADDELRPDEVRALIDEFARLGAEEIHFFGGEPLLVPELPDYVRQAKARGLKLTLDTNGWLLDEAAARRLKEAGLDRIRVSLDSAEAAEHDRLRGLSGLHARAVEGIRHCARAGLECEVSACVSRISLRDGTLDGVLALARSLGVRVRVLSAIRGGRWAEREDVALTREDAELFRRHLRADAVHWETELVCGPETPFLCGAVLRNHFSVTAYGDVLPCAYLPVSFGNVRREPLLDAVRRVWASDLVRRHRAHYDCPLNAPDFGPRPCGPRPVPAERP; from the coding sequence GTGCAGACCTCTCCCCTGAACCGATTCGTCTACGCGCTGCGCCGCGCCCTGCGTCCGCTCTATCGGACGCGCGCGTTCGTGCGGCTCACCGAGGCCTACTTCGAGCGCGCGCTCCCGCTTCTGCGGCGCTGGAAGCCGCTCTTCGGCAGCACCGCGGTGCTGGCGCTGACCTACCGCTGCCCGTGCACCTGCGCCCACTGCGCCGTGGGCACGAACCGCAAGGACGCGGACGACGAGCTCCGCCCCGACGAGGTCCGCGCGCTCATCGACGAGTTCGCGCGGCTCGGAGCCGAGGAGATCCACTTCTTCGGCGGAGAGCCCCTGCTCGTGCCCGAGCTGCCCGACTACGTGCGCCAGGCGAAGGCGCGCGGCCTGAAGCTGACGCTGGACACCAACGGCTGGCTGCTCGACGAGGCGGCGGCGCGGCGGCTGAAGGAGGCCGGCCTCGACCGCATCCGCGTCAGCCTCGACAGCGCCGAGGCCGCCGAGCACGACCGCCTGCGCGGCCTGAGCGGCCTGCACGCGCGCGCGGTGGAGGGGATCCGGCATTGCGCCCGCGCCGGGCTCGAATGCGAGGTCTCGGCCTGCGTCTCGCGGATCTCGCTGCGCGACGGGACGCTCGACGGGGTGCTGGCCCTCGCGCGCTCCCTCGGCGTGCGCGTGCGCGTGCTCTCCGCCATCCGCGGGGGGCGCTGGGCGGAGCGCGAGGACGTCGCGCTGACGCGCGAGGACGCCGAACTCTTCCGCCGCCATCTGCGCGCCGACGCGGTGCACTGGGAGACGGAGCTCGTCTGCGGCCCGGAGACCCCGTTCCTCTGCGGCGCCGTGCTGCGCAACCACTTCTCCGTGACGGCCTACGGCGACGTGCTCCCCTGCGCCTACCTGCCGGTGAGCTTCGGCAACGTGCGCCGGGAGCCGCTCCTCGACGCCGTGCGCCGCGTCTGGGCCTCCGACCTGGTGCGCCGCCATCGCGCCCACTACGACTGTCCGCTCAACGCCCCGGATTTCGGCCCCCGTCCCTGCGGGCCCCGGCCCGTGCCGGCGGAGCGCCCGTGA
- a CDS encoding radical SAM protein, with amino-acid sequence MRAERALRAAVLRPLKDRLRGLYRFPFFAGLLSAYFRYARPLLRRVWPLYGSTAMLALTYRCQCRCVHCGAAGYPKRPESELTEDEVLRLLGELARLGAEGVYFFGGEPLLVPALARYVRRAKEVGLSTALDTNGLLLDEERARALKEAGLDVVRVSIDSPEAAEHDRLRGVEGLHRRALEGVRICRRLGLECHLSAYATREGLREGRVKALIDEGRSLGARVRLLSPVRSGRLEERGEVALTTEELGSLRALLGADAYWEAEFVSDPATPFFCGTAVANFFFVSPHGEVQPCAYMPVGFGSVRREPLARIARRMWSSDMFRVLDGGTDCPMNSPSFRERYGPLLERRAEDGSHPAVPFERASSPNDPAEWDRWADAYADEVDWMEGLHDAEVLRLVGPGARVLDLGCGTGRLAEVLAEKGCRVDAVDSSERMLERARRRLGGREGARLLSLDLERGEWPEGPYDLVVALSTMHHVRALESVAARMRSALAPGGRVLIVDSLSGRGLVGRLVFFSQLLRVGGPLRFARAVLSRLRGGGLLERHQAREIELGLEDFRRRYEELLPGASVSVRHGLFGYLLWSRP; translated from the coding sequence ATGCGGGCTGAGCGCGCGCTGAGGGCGGCCGTGCTGCGCCCGCTGAAGGACCGGCTGCGCGGGCTCTACCGCTTCCCTTTCTTCGCGGGCCTTCTGAGCGCCTACTTCCGGTACGCGCGCCCGCTGCTGCGCCGGGTCTGGCCGCTCTACGGGAGCACCGCGATGCTGGCGCTCACCTACCGCTGCCAGTGCCGCTGCGTGCACTGCGGCGCGGCCGGCTATCCGAAGAGGCCCGAGTCGGAGCTTACGGAGGACGAGGTCCTGCGCCTGCTCGGCGAGCTCGCCCGGCTCGGCGCGGAGGGCGTCTACTTCTTCGGCGGAGAGCCGCTGCTCGTCCCCGCCCTGGCCCGCTACGTCCGCCGCGCGAAGGAGGTCGGGCTGTCGACCGCGCTCGACACCAACGGGCTCCTGCTCGACGAGGAGCGGGCCCGCGCGCTCAAGGAGGCCGGGCTCGACGTCGTGCGGGTGAGCATCGACAGCCCGGAGGCCGCGGAGCACGACCGCCTGCGCGGGGTCGAGGGTCTTCACCGCCGGGCGCTCGAGGGCGTGCGCATCTGCCGCCGGCTCGGGCTGGAGTGCCATCTCTCCGCGTACGCGACGCGCGAGGGGCTGCGCGAGGGCCGCGTGAAGGCGCTCATCGACGAGGGCCGCTCCCTGGGCGCGCGCGTGCGCCTGCTCTCCCCGGTGCGCAGCGGCCGCCTGGAGGAGCGCGGGGAGGTCGCGCTGACGACGGAGGAGCTCGGGAGCCTGCGCGCCCTGCTCGGCGCGGACGCCTACTGGGAGGCCGAGTTCGTCAGCGACCCCGCGACGCCGTTCTTCTGCGGCACCGCGGTCGCGAACTTCTTCTTCGTCTCGCCGCACGGCGAGGTGCAGCCCTGCGCCTACATGCCGGTGGGCTTCGGGAGCGTGCGCCGCGAGCCGCTCGCGCGCATCGCGCGGCGCATGTGGTCCTCGGACATGTTCCGCGTGCTCGACGGGGGCACGGACTGCCCGATGAACTCCCCGTCCTTCCGCGAGCGCTACGGCCCCCTGCTCGAGCGGCGCGCCGAGGACGGCAGCCATCCCGCAGTCCCCTTCGAGCGCGCCTCCTCCCCCAACGATCCCGCCGAGTGGGACCGCTGGGCGGACGCCTACGCGGACGAGGTGGACTGGATGGAGGGCCTGCACGACGCGGAGGTCCTGCGCCTCGTCGGGCCCGGGGCGCGCGTTCTGGACCTCGGCTGCGGCACCGGACGCCTCGCCGAGGTCCTCGCGGAGAAAGGCTGCCGCGTCGACGCCGTCGACTCCTCGGAGCGCATGCTCGAGCGCGCGCGTCGCCGTCTCGGAGGCCGCGAGGGCGCGCGCCTCCTCTCCCTCGACCTGGAGCGCGGGGAGTGGCCCGAGGGCCCCTACGACCTCGTCGTCGCGCTCTCCACGATGCACCACGTCCGGGCGCTCGAGTCCGTCGCCGCGCGCATGCGCTCCGCGCTCGCGCCGGGCGGGCGCGTCCTCATCGTCGACTCCCTCTCGGGCCGCGGCCTCGTCGGGCGGCTGGTCTTCTTCAGCCAGCTGCTTCGGGTCGGAGGGCCTCTGCGCTTCGCGCGCGCGGTCCTTTCGCGCCTGCGCGGCGGAGGTCTGCTGGAGCGCCATCAGGCCCGCGAGATCGAGCTCGGGCTCGAGGATTTCCGGCGGCGCTACGAGGAGCTCCTCCCGGGCGCGAGCGTGTCGGTCCGCCACGGGCTCTTCGGCTACCTCCTGTGGAGCCGGCCGTGA
- a CDS encoding class I SAM-dependent methyltransferase has translation MSAAPGGACPLCGGARLREAARGAASRVARCEGCAMMFRLPYAAAKDRCEDCRDRCLDDEKCLDAGYSSAFLSARLEVDRVRLERLRAWAGPVRGARVLELGAGVGALASLLAAEAAEYRGLEPSPLFHRALSRSFPALALRVERARFPEGLGAERFDLVVAVDVLPFVEDPVAFLRAARERLAEGGRLYLELPNERLLGLRAAARGALGLYAAEPVHPGHINFFAPATLRAALERAGLRPLRLGQVTLIGDPRRVEMTLRRPLGPLARSGCALLRWSRLDLLLQQGNLVAAAEAA, from the coding sequence GTGAGCGCCGCCCCCGGCGGGGCCTGTCCGCTGTGCGGCGGCGCGCGCCTGCGCGAGGCCGCGCGGGGCGCCGCGTCCCGCGTCGCGCGCTGCGAGGGCTGCGCGATGATGTTCCGGCTCCCTTACGCCGCGGCGAAGGACCGCTGCGAGGACTGCCGCGACCGCTGTCTCGACGACGAGAAGTGTCTCGACGCGGGCTACTCCTCCGCCTTCCTCTCCGCCCGGCTCGAGGTCGACCGCGTGCGGCTCGAGCGTCTGCGCGCCTGGGCGGGCCCCGTGCGCGGCGCCCGCGTCCTCGAGCTCGGCGCCGGCGTGGGAGCGCTCGCTTCGCTGCTCGCGGCCGAGGCCGCCGAGTACCGCGGCCTCGAGCCCTCCCCGCTCTTCCATCGCGCTCTCTCGCGCAGCTTTCCGGCGCTCGCTCTCCGCGTCGAGCGCGCGCGCTTCCCCGAGGGGCTCGGAGCGGAGCGCTTCGACCTCGTCGTCGCCGTGGACGTGCTGCCGTTCGTCGAGGACCCCGTCGCCTTCCTGCGCGCGGCGCGCGAGCGCCTCGCCGAGGGCGGGCGGCTCTATCTCGAGCTCCCCAACGAACGCCTCCTCGGTTTGCGCGCGGCCGCGCGCGGGGCGCTCGGGCTCTATGCCGCGGAGCCCGTCCATCCCGGCCACATCAACTTCTTCGCGCCCGCGACCCTGCGCGCCGCGCTCGAGCGCGCGGGCCTGCGCCCGCTGCGTCTTGGGCAGGTCACGCTCATCGGCGACCCGCGCCGCGTCGAGATGACGCTGCGCCGTCCGCTGGGTCCGCTCGCGCGCTCCGGCTGCGCGCTGCTGCGCTGGAGCCGCCTCGACCTGCTCCTCCAGCAGGGGAACCTCGTCGCGGCGGCGGAGGCCGCGTGA
- a CDS encoding NAD(P)-dependent oxidoreductase produces MPRRILVTGGAGFIGTHLVRALLARGDRVRVLSLHADHAAALAKEGAEVVVGDLLDRALAPRLVGGVERVFHLAAFVRPLRWLHGLESLRALYMRQNVEGARSLAEACRGRVERFVNVSSVAAGGLGEVDESVPPRPLTEYGKAKAAAEELLHGYHRDWGLPVVSARPGTVYGPGSLPHLVLFRLIRHGVMPTFGPGHNRTPLVYIDDLVDALLLLEEKGVLGEPYYAVDDPVTMREMGGAIAEALGVRLSGFYVPRALVDAGAGAKDLLERVVGLRFCPMRMDLRPENIACGSSDWVCRNAKLRALGWSPRVDLKEGMRRTVAWYREQGLL; encoded by the coding sequence ATGCCCAGACGCATTCTCGTCACCGGCGGAGCCGGCTTCATCGGGACCCATCTCGTGCGCGCGCTGCTCGCGCGGGGCGACCGGGTCCGCGTGCTCTCTCTCCATGCGGACCACGCCGCGGCTCTCGCGAAGGAGGGCGCCGAGGTCGTCGTCGGCGACCTCCTCGATCGCGCCCTCGCGCCGCGGCTCGTCGGGGGCGTCGAGCGCGTCTTCCACCTCGCCGCCTTCGTGCGGCCCCTGCGCTGGCTGCACGGCCTCGAGAGCCTGCGCGCGCTCTACATGCGCCAGAACGTCGAGGGGGCGCGGAGCCTCGCCGAGGCCTGCCGCGGCCGCGTCGAGCGCTTCGTGAACGTCAGCAGCGTCGCCGCCGGCGGGCTCGGGGAGGTCGACGAGAGCGTCCCGCCGCGGCCGCTCACCGAGTACGGGAAGGCCAAGGCGGCCGCCGAGGAGCTCCTGCACGGCTACCACCGCGACTGGGGGCTCCCGGTCGTGAGCGCGCGCCCCGGCACGGTCTACGGTCCCGGCAGCCTCCCGCACCTGGTCCTCTTCCGCCTCATCCGGCACGGGGTCATGCCGACCTTCGGGCCGGGACACAACCGCACCCCGCTCGTCTACATCGACGACCTCGTCGACGCGCTCCTCCTCCTCGAGGAGAAGGGCGTCCTCGGCGAGCCCTACTACGCCGTCGACGACCCGGTCACGATGCGCGAGATGGGCGGGGCCATCGCCGAGGCGCTCGGGGTCCGGCTCTCGGGCTTCTACGTGCCGCGGGCCCTCGTCGACGCCGGGGCCGGCGCCAAGGACCTCCTCGAGCGGGTCGTGGGCCTGCGCTTCTGCCCGATGCGGATGGACCTGCGCCCCGAGAACATCGCCTGCGGCTCCTCCGACTGGGTCTGCCGCAACGCGAAACTGCGCGCGCTGGGGTGGAGCCCGCGCGTCGACCTGAAAGAGGGCATGCGCCGCACCGTCGCCTGGTACCGCGAGCAAGGGCTCCTGTAG
- a CDS encoding radical SAM protein: MYAESSLLQKARKFLRLLARRYAFPPNDLTLELSTACGERCGVCYRFAYGVPETTMSEETFAKVLERLAEAYGERGPAYLSFVGLGEPTRHPRLEPLLRTLRRRFPRTRINLSSNLGECGGERLRVLLSEGLVDRVSVSVDDPEAAGPAFHPFGPAHRANLAALMRLRAELRPELGVRIQTLISTKEQLRRVLTLAEAHGVRLVQLIRLDLHGFGARPPVVRPPLEDERALVRWARGEAAARGLEVWHNNEHDLLRRWASRDGEVCLLSDDHLFIDVEGRVLPCFGLRGHPFGDLRTESLAEIHRKPARRAFYDEQAALCAGCDTYKDAHRHP, translated from the coding sequence ATGTACGCCGAGAGCTCGCTCCTGCAGAAGGCCCGGAAGTTCCTGCGCCTGCTCGCGCGGCGCTACGCCTTCCCGCCCAACGACCTGACCCTCGAGCTCTCCACCGCCTGCGGGGAGCGCTGCGGGGTCTGCTACCGCTTCGCCTACGGCGTGCCGGAGACGACGATGTCGGAGGAGACTTTCGCGAAGGTCCTCGAGCGGCTTGCGGAGGCGTACGGGGAGCGAGGGCCGGCCTACCTCTCCTTCGTCGGGCTCGGCGAGCCGACGCGGCACCCGCGCCTGGAGCCCCTGCTCCGGACGCTGCGGCGCCGCTTCCCGCGCACGCGGATCAACCTCTCCTCGAACCTCGGCGAGTGCGGCGGCGAGCGCCTGCGCGTCCTGCTCTCCGAGGGCCTCGTCGACCGCGTGAGCGTCTCCGTCGACGATCCCGAGGCCGCCGGTCCGGCCTTCCACCCCTTCGGGCCCGCGCACCGCGCGAACCTCGCCGCGCTCATGCGCCTGCGCGCCGAGCTGCGCCCGGAGCTGGGGGTGCGCATCCAGACGCTGATCTCCACGAAAGAGCAGCTGCGGCGCGTCCTGACGCTCGCCGAGGCGCACGGGGTGCGCCTCGTCCAGCTCATCCGCCTCGACCTCCACGGCTTCGGCGCCCGGCCGCCCGTCGTCCGCCCGCCGCTCGAGGACGAACGCGCGCTCGTGCGCTGGGCGCGCGGGGAGGCCGCGGCGCGCGGCCTCGAGGTCTGGCACAACAACGAGCACGACCTCCTGCGCCGCTGGGCCTCGCGGGACGGCGAGGTCTGCCTTCTCAGCGACGACCACCTCTTCATCGACGTGGAAGGGCGCGTGCTCCCCTGCTTCGGCCTGCGCGGGCATCCGTTCGGGGACCTGCGCACCGAGTCGCTCGCCGAGATCCACCGCAAGCCCGCGCGACGGGCCTTCTACGACGAGCAGGCCGCCCTCTGCGCGGGCTGCGACACCTACAAGGACGCGCACCGGCACCCATGA